The sequence below is a genomic window from Brevibacillus laterosporus.
CGTTAACTTTGTTGCATATACCGGCACATTAAGGTGACGCAATACGTAACTTAGTCCTCCAATATGATCTTCATGTCCATGTGTAATGATAATTCCGCGTACTTTATCACGATTTTCTTCCAGATAGGTAATATCGGGAATTACCATGTCGATCCCCAACATTTCCTCCTCTGGAAATTTAAGACCAGCGTCAATAACGACGATGTCATCATCGGTCTCTACTACGTACATGTTCTTACCGATTTCGCCAACTCCGCCCAGGGCGAAAATAAGAACATTTTGATTCAACTTAGACAATGAATGTACCTCCTATATTTAGTTGTCAAATTACTCCTCAAATTAAACCGCCCCAAATCGCTTATCCCTATTATATCCGAATTAAAAACAGGAATACAAGTAAGAAAAGCATATATAGAAATTTATCTAAGTGTTATTGACCCAGCAATGGCAAGGGTTTGCACGTTTTTCTTAGATTTCCCCTCATCATATATTTGTAAAGATATGGGACAAAGGGCGTAACTAAGCACATCCGACAAGGGTTCTGAGCTACCTCAAAGAACTGATATGTAACGAGTAAAAGGCCATAAACTCAACATCACTTTTTCTTTAATAAAAATGAAAATCGCTGGGTAGTCGCTCAGAAAGTGACGTACCCAACGATTTATTTTAGATAACACCGTATAAACAGAAGTATTCAACTTGATGATGTGATTACGTAGCATCAACAACCTATAACCATTCATTTGTATAGGCAGCTTCTTCTTCGGTCAAATCCACAAGCGGTAAACGAACACCGCCTACCTCAATCCCTTTTCTGTTCAATGCAGCTTTAATTGGTGTCGGATTTGGGTATTTAAATGCTCCTTCAAAAATAGGAACTAGCTTACGATGAAGAGCCGCTGCTCTAGAAGCATCTCCATTATAGAATGCATCCACCATCTCTTTCATCTCAAGTCCAATCACATGGCTTGTTACACTTACTACACCAACGCCACCGATAGAAAGCACCGGTACAGTCAATCCATCATCACCACTGTATAGCTCAAAACCTTGAGGTGCATGCTCTATGATCTGTGCCATCTGCGTAAGGTTACCAGATGCTTCTTTGATGCACACAACATTCGGTAGCTCTGCAAGGCGCAATGTTGTCTCTGCCGTCATGTTAACACCTGTTCGTCCAGGTACATTGTACAACATGATTGGCAACTCTACCGCTTCACTAATCACCTTGAAATGTTGGTATAACCCCTCTTGTGATGTGCGACTATAATAAGGCGCTACCAGCATTATAGCATCTACACCCGTTTTTGCCGCTTCTTTAGTAAAGGTAATGCTTGCTTCTGTATCATTACAACCTGTGCCAGCAATTACTTTAACCCTACCTTTGGCTTTTTTTACGCTAAAAGAAAATAAATCCAGCTTCTCCTGTTTAGAGAGTGTTGGTGATTCTCCAGTTGTACCACTTACCACTAGTGCATCTGAGCCTGTGGCAATTAGGTAGTCAATTAGTTTTTCTGTACGATCCCAATCAATCTGCCCCTCATCATTAAAAGGTGTTACCATCGCAGTCACAATACGTCCAAAAATGGCCACGTTTCATCTCTCCTCTATCTTCCACTTTCCTTTTAGGCTCTATATCTTTTTTTCTATTTATAGGCGGGCATTAGACAAGTCAAACTGCTGGTGCAATGCGCGCACAGCTCTAACCATATCCTCGTCATTTACTAGCACCCAAATAGTGGTATGTGAGTCTGCAGATTGTAGAATCTGTATTTCCTCATTAGTAAGTGCTTCTACAATATGAGCCATGACACCAGGCACTCCTGCAATACCAGCACCAATAACTGATACCTTTGCGCAGTGAGCCATCAGTTGAGGATCATATCCCATGTCAGCTAAGATAGAAGCCGCTTTTTCAGCCATGTGGTCGTGTACCGTATAGGCTACGCCTAGAGGATTTACATTAATAAAATCGACACTAATATTATTTTGAGCCATCGCTTTAAAGACCTGAAGCTGTGTATCATATTGTCCTTCTTTAGAGAACACCTTGATCTGTGTAATATTGGGAACATGGGCAATTCCCACTACGAGTCGGTCACTAAATGATTCATTAAAACGACCTAACTCATGCAGACTGGTAACTAGTGTTCCTGGATCATCTGAGAACGTGGAACGTACTCGAATTGGAATATTTGTTTGCATAGCAATTTCCACAGCGCGTGGGTGAATAACCTTAGCCCCCAAGTGCGCCATGTTACAAATCTCTGTGTACGTAACGGTATGAAGTGATTTTGCCTCATCTACAATCCGTGGATCGGCCGTCATAATGCCATTTACATCTGTAAAGATATCAACCATTTCAGCTTGTAGGGCAACACCAAGGGCTGTTGCTGTCGTATCGCTACCTCCACGGCCCAAAGTCGTTACCTGCCAATCTTCCGTACGGCCTTGGAACCCCGGAACAATAACAACACGCCCACGCTCAAGCTCTTGTTGAATACGATCAGGTTCAATTGTTAGAATTTGGGCATTACTAAAATCGTCAGTCGTAATGATATTAGCTTGCCCACCCGTTAAAATAGTAGACTCGATGCCTCGCTCATTTAGCATACTGGACATGACGCAAGCGGAAATAATCTCTCCTGTGTGCAATAACAGGTCGTTTTCGCGCGCCCGTAGGCTGTCCCCATTTTGACGGATCAATTGTAATAGCGTGTCAGTGGCGTAAGGATCACCCTTACGCCCCATCGCTGACACTACTATTACCAAGGAAAAGCCTTCCGCCAGTGCTTTTTCAATGTGGCCAATTGCCCGATTACGATGATCCTCCGTTGTTAAGGATGAACCGCCGAACTTTTGGACAAGTATTTTCATGATACCTCTCTCCTAGCTGTTGGCCTTGATAAGCTCCTCGGCAATTTGTACGGTGTTCCAAGCAGCACCCTTTAATAGATTGTCAGATACAACCCACATATGGATGCCTCGTGGATGCGTTAAATCTCGGCGAACACGACCGACAAAAACTTCAAGCTTATCCGCAGAATCGGTAGCCAATGGATATTTTTGTTCTTCAGGGGAATCGACAAGCACAATACCAGGTGCATGTGCTAGTAAAGATTTCACTTCTTCCAGTTCATAGTCATTTTTAAACTCGACATAAACGGACTCACTGTGACCTTTTACTACCGGAATACGCACGCAAGTAGCCGCAATTAAAACTTGATCGTCACCCAATATTTTCTTTGTTTCGTTAATCATCTTCATCTCTTCATACGTAAATCCATTGTCTGTGAAAACATCAATTTGCGGAATCGCATTAAAGGCAATCTGATGATGAACAGGAAGTTTGGATACCGGTAGTACTTTAGCTTCCGGCTCTTTTCCATCTAGAATGTCCCTGGTTTGAGTCAACAGCTCATTAATCGCTTGAGCACCCGCACCAGATACGGCTTGATAAGTAGAAACAATAATTCGATCTATTCCATAACGGTCATAAAGAGGCTTCAATGCTGCAACCATCTGAATGGTAGAGCAATTAGGATTTGCAATGATTCCATTGTGCTTACGTGCCGCATCCATGTTCACTTCAGGCACAACCAATGGGACTTCTGGATCCATTCGATAAGCGCTGGTATTATCAATGACAACTGCTCCGTGACGTACAGCGTGTGGAGCCAATTCCTTACTTATTGCTCCGCCTGCACTAAAAAGCGCAAAATGTACACCGACAAAGCTTTCAGGTGTTGCTTCTTCAATTGTCACTTCTTGACCTTTAAACAGCACCTTTTGACCAGCCGATCTTTTTGAAGCTAGTAACTTTAATTGATCGATTGGAAAATTTCTTTTCTCCAAAAGTTGAATCATTTGCTGTCCTACTGCTCCTGTCGCTCCCACGACTGCGACATTTACCTTCAGTTGGTTCCCCATCTTTTTCTCCTCCTAAGAGCCTGTTAGCTGCATCAATAATGGAATCTTTCTATAAGCAAAGGCTGCAACTGACGATGTTGTAAAGCTAGCTCACACGTTTCTTTAATGAGATCCATTCGTGCTACCAGCGAGTTTGGTTTTTTGTCAGGTGCATCCTGCCCAAACGGAACAAAATAAATATTTTTGGTGGCTAGAAGTTTAGCAATATTTGCTGCATTTAAACCAAGTCCATCGTTGGTTGAAATCGCCAAGACGACTGGGTGTAAGTTACGTAATGTTGCTTTTGCAGCCATTAAAACAGGGCTGTCTGTGAGTGCATTCGCCAATCGGCTCGTGGTGTTACCTGTGCATGGAGCAATCACCATAACGTCAAACAGCTTGGAAGGTCCAAGCGGTTCTGCATCAGGAACGGTGGTGATAATCTCTTCGCCTGTGATCTGTTTTAATTGGTTCTGCCAATGGTTAGTCGTTCCAAACCGAGTATCAGTTGTCATAACGGTATGGCTCGCTACGGGTACAACACGTGCTCCCGCATCTACTAAACTCTGAATTTGCGGCATGGTTTCTTCCAATGTGCAATGGGAACCCGTTAACCCAAATCCGACCGTTTTCCCTTTCAGATCGCTCATGATGATCCCTCCTGGTTGTCAATTTGCTCCGATAGTAGTCGTGCTAATGTATTGGCTATAATTTGCCCGGCTGTTTTCGGTGCAACAATTCCAGGAAGGCTTGGGGCAAGGATCGCTTTAATTCCGCGGCGTTCTGCATAACGAAAATCGGTTCCACCCGGCTTAGAAGCAATATCTAGGATAAAAGCAGTCTGCGGCATCAGTGCTATGATGTCCGATGTAATAATCAAATGCGGGATGGTGTTAAAAATAATGTCCACTTTTGATACATACAACTTAAAATCATCGAGATCAAAGGCATCTATGCCCATCTCATTACTACGTGCTATGTGCTCCGGACGTTTTGCCCCCACTTTAACATGTGCTCCCAACGCATGCAAAGCTCTAGCTAATGACATTCCTACTCGACCTAATCCGAGAACAATCACCTCAGAGCCGTGAATCGTAATATCAGTGTTTTGGATCGCTACCATCAATGCACCTTCCACAGTAGGAATGGAATTATAGATAGCCACATCGTCACGATTCAACAGCTCTTTTAGCGGAACGCTGTACGTTTTTAATAGTTCTCTCAGATAAGGCTTCGCCATCCCGGTATAGACGACGCATTTTTCTGGTAAAGCTTCGACATGCTCATCAGAGAGCTGTATGCTTTTTGTAGAAAAAATGCTTTCAATCATTCCTTTGTCATCCGTACCGACGATAGGTAGGATCAGGGCATCTACATCTTTTAACACATCGCATGTTAATGGTTTTTTCGTTGCTCCTGTAAAGCTACTCTCCAGATTATCAAATCCGATAAGAGTAACTGTGGCGTCCAGCTGAATGCACTTTTTGATGACTTCCAGTTGACGAGCATCACCGCCAACAAAAGCAACATGTTTTCCCGTTAGCATGCCGTGTTCCCCTTTCCAAACATTTTACGCAAGAAAACCTGGAAACGCAAAGAATTTTTCCAAGCCCTTTGGAAAATGTAAAATAGTTGACGGATCGTTGTTTTCGCTCACGTCGTGGTAGGTTTCGTGCACTTGGTTAATCTACCGTCATCCTATTCGAATACCCATCGTTTCGTTACTGGAGTTTACTGCTAGAATTAGTTTTATGTAGGTTGCAACTGTACAATAATCATATCAGGACCGATTTGTACTATAGACTTCCAAGGAATGATGACGTCAGCCTTTTTCTTTCCTATTCCAAATAAGGTGCTATTTGAAACAACAATAGCAGTAATATCTCCATTTATTGGATTAATTTCCATATCGGACTGGGCTACTACCCCACGTTTTTCACCAAAATCAACATCAATGATCTCTTTTCCACTGAACTCGCTTAATCGCATCTTGCTTCCCCCTTTGTTTGTCCACTCACAGCAGATATACGAAAATGTTGACCGGTTTATACATCCAAAAAGTAGAAAAAGACAACTTTCTAACTACTATTTGGAAATAAAAGCGAAAAGAGACTTCTACCTAAGTCCTTGTACAACGACTTAGGAGAAGCCTCTCATTATTTCACTTATTTACCAGTAGATCCAAATCCACCTGCGCCACGCTCTGTCTTCTCCAACTCGTCCACGATCGCTAAACGTGCTTGAGTCACAGGCATAAAGAGTAATTGGGCAACACGGTCGCCTTTTCTAACAACAAAGGGCTCAGTTGTATCCAAATTCTGCAACAGCACTTGAATTTCACCAGTATAATCACTATCAATAACACCGACGGCATTCGTCAACGATATCCCGTATTTAAAAGCGTTTCCGCTACGTGGGAAGACCAAACCTACCATACTCGCATCGGGCATTTGCAAAGCGATCCCTGTAGGAACCTTGGCACGTTCACCCGGAGCAATCGTAATTTCCTGTTCAATGCACGCTGCTAGATCGAGTCCAGCAGAACCTTCCGTTGCGTAGTGCGGTAAAGGGATATCTGTCCCGATCATCGGAGACATTTTCTTGATGTTTACAAACACAAAAGACACCTCATTTTTAAGTTAAGAATACATTTGCATCAACGTTTTCTGGGAATGCTTCCAAAGGACTAACAATCGCCATTGCCATTTTAGAGTGGAACAATTCTTTAGCCACTGCTAAAACAGATTCCTGACTTACACGCTCTACCTTAGCAATTATTTCGTCTAGTGTAAGATGTCTGCCATGTAACAATTCGTTTTTACCTAAACGATTCATGCGGCTACTGGTGCTCTCTAAGCTTAGCATCAAGCTACCTTTAAGCTGTTCTTTTCCTTTGTTTAATTCTTTTTGTGTAATTCCATTTGTACGAACATCATGTAAAACGTTAGAAACGATGTCAAACACTTTTCCTACATGTTCTGGGGCCGTTCCCGTATAAATATTAAACGTACCAGCTTCCTTATAAGAGGAATGATAAGAATAAACGGAATAAGCTAGACCGCGTTCTTCACGAATCTCTTGGAACAAACGAGAACTCATGCTACCGCCCAAAATATTATTTAAAATAATCAAGGAATAAACATCATCATGACCAACAGCATAACCAGGTATAGACAGACAAAGATGAGCCTGCTCGGTCTGCTTTTGATGCACGATGCTTTGACCTGTGAATGTTGGCGTAGTGATATCCATCTTACTGCCTGTGCGCTGGTACGTAGAAAATAATGATTTAACTAACGTAATTAACTCGTCATCATAATTACCTGCCACGGTAATAACTGTGTTCTCAGGTAGGTAACGCTGATCAATATATGTCAATAAATCATCACGTTTCATGCCCTTTAGCACGTCTTCTTTTCCCAGAATGGTATAACCAAGCGAATGGTCTGCATAGGAGGCACGCGCTATCAGATCATGCACCAAATCATCTGGTGTATCTTCATACATGCTGATTTCTTCTAGCACTACGTTCTTTTCTTTCTCCAGTTCTTCTGCGTCAAACACGGAGTTAAAATACATATCGGATAAAATATTGAGAGCAAGCGGTGCGTGTTGATCAAGCACACGCGCATAATAGCAAGTATATTCTTTGGATGTGAAGGCATTTACGTTCCCACCAATTTCATCAAACGCTTCCGCAATCTCTTTTGCACTGCGATTCGTGGTGCCTTTAAAAAACATGTGCTCCAAAAAATGAGAAATTCCGTTATTTTGCTCATTTTCGTACTTGGAACCAGTTCCTACCCAAATGCCTAAAGCAACAGATCGAACACTCGCTATCTTTTCCGTAACAATCCGGACACCATTTGCACACGTATATGTTTGAATCAAATCTGATCCCCCTCTATCAATCTGCTATCTCTGGCTTATGCCACACAGGGAAGCGATCATAAAGTCGCTTCCCTGTTGTACATGTTACTAATAAGCTATCAGCTTTCAATAGAAAATAACATGTCTTACTATAGCAAAAAATAGCGTCCGGTACAATATTCCACAGGATTCTACGGTAAGCGACGGCTAGAAATTACCTCTGAAACTGTCGTTGGGCTTAGCCCTTTTTTCTCAGCCAGTGTCAACATTTGTTCCAATCCTTGAGCGGAAGAAGCAGTTGGATGCATCAATATGAGTACACCTCTATCCAGCTTCTTGCGAATGCGTTCCACCATTGTTCCAACCGGGGGGTTTTTCCAATCTACAGTATCTGCTGTCCAAAGAATCGTCTTCATCTGATAATCCTGATGAGCAATCTCAACGACACGTTGGTTAAAAGAACCGGACGGCGGTGCAAATAAATTAGGTTTAATGCCGATTGTCTGTGTAATGATGTCTTGAGTTTTGCTAATCTCTTGGCGAATACGCGCTTCACCCAACTTGCTCATATCTGGATGAGAATACGCATGATTACCTATTTCATGACCTCTGTCATAGATTTTCTTTGCTAGATCAGGATTTCGTTTGACCCAAGATCCATCTAGGAAAAAAGTTGTTTTTACTTTATGCCTATCCAATGTATCAAGAATTTTATCGAGATATTCGTTACCCCACGCTACGTTAACCATGAAGCTGACCGCTTCTTTTTTGGGGTTACCCCGATAAATGGGGTGGGCTCCAAGCTGTTCTACCTGTACTTTTGGCATCTGTTCTTTAAAAACAATCGTGCTCTCATCCTGCTTGCCAGTTTTCTTCATTTGGGCAATTGTTGCGTTAATATCGATCACACGTCCGTTATATCCGGGAATTGCTTTCCAAACAGGATCAAGGTATGCATCCTGTGGTGCTTCTTCTCGCTCTTTTTGCCACTGCTCTATCTTTTCTCTAAATGGTTCCTCAATCGCTACCTTACCTTGTACTGGAGTTACGCCCACTTTTAATTGCGTCACATATGTACTAACTGGGGAAGAGGTTACTAATGCGAACAGTAACGCCCCACAAGCAGTAGCTACCATCATGTATTTTCTTGCTTTTTCGGGTTGTTTTTTCACGTTTTCATCACCTTTGCTTTTATCTATCGAGTTCCTATCCCTTATTCTCTATCCTCTTTGTCCAATCTATGTAGGGAAAGTTCTCGATAGAAGCAAAAAAAGCTTGCACCCACATGGTTTCCCATGATCGGCAAAGCTTTTTGGCTTATCTATTATTCAGTTGCTGGTGGTGCAGCTTGTGCTTGTTCTTTCAAAACGGCTTTACGAGAAATATTAACGCGGCCTTGGTCGTCAATCTCAGTTACTTTCACTAAGATTTTATCGCCAACAGCTACTACGTCTTCTGTTTTCGCTACGCGTTCTTCAGCCAATTGAGAAATGTGGCAAAGTCCTTCTTTACCCGCAAACAACTCAATGAAAGCCCCGTATTTTTCAACACGCTTAACAGTACCCAAGTAGGTTTGACCCACTTCTACTTCGCGCACCAAGTCTTCGATGATTTGTTTTGCACGTAGGTTCGCTTCCGCATTTGTGGATGCGATAAAGATACGGCCATCTTGCTCGATATCAATTTTAACGCCTGTTTCTTCAATGATCTTATTGATGATACGACCTTGTGGCCCGATAACATCACGAATTTTATCTGGGTTAATCGACATTGTCATGATTTTCGGTGCGTAAGGAGACAAGTGATCACGAGGACCATTGATCGTAGCCAGCATGCTTTCAAGAATATGCATTCTGCCTTCCTTCGCTTGCGTCAATGCTTGCTCTAGGATTTCACGGTTGATACCCTCAATCTTGATATCCATTTGAAGAGCTGTAACACCTTCAGCCGTACCTGCTACTTTAAAGTCCATATCACCCAAATGATCTTCCATACCTTGGATGTCTGTTAAGATGGAGAATTGTTCCCCGTTTGTATCCATAATCAAGCCCATTGCAATACCTGCAACCGGTGCTTTAATCGGTACCCCTGCATCCATCAAAGCAAGTACGCTACCGCAGATGGAAGCTTGAGAGGTAGAACCATTGGATTCAATCACTTCAGATACTAGACGAATCGTGTATGGGAATTCTACTTCATTAGGAATGATTGGCTCAATCGCTCTTTCACCTAATGCACCGTGACCGATTTCACGACGACCTGGAGGACGAAGTGGACGTGCTTCACCTACGCTGTATGGAGGGAAATTGTAATGGTGCATGAAGCGTTTTGTTTCTTCAAGACCAAGTCCGTCCAAGATTTGTACATCGCCAAGTGCTCCTAAAGTACAAACGCTAAGCGCTTGTGTTTGACCCCGTGTAAATAAACCAGAGCCATGCGTTCTAGGCAAAATGCCAACTTCGCTGGACAACGGACGAATTTCAGTTAGTCCACGACCATCTGGACGTACTTTTTCATGCGTAATCAAACGGCGTACTTCTTCTTTAACCATGTTGTATAAAATTTCGCTAATCTCGCCTGCTCCTTCTGGATACACTTCAGCGAAATGTGCTTGTGTTTGAGCCTTGACAGTATCAATCGCTTCTGCACGAGCATGCTTCTCTTCTACACGAACGGCTTCACGTAAGCTGGCATCAGCAAAAGCGCGAACAGCTTGATCAATTTCTTCGTCCACATTGTGCAATTTTACTTCCATCTTTTGCTTGCCGATCTCAGCTACGATTTCATTTTGGAAAGCAACGATTTTTTTGATGCAATCGTGACCAAACATGATCGCTTCTAACATGATTTCTTCTGGTACTTCTTTCGCACCAGCTTCCACCATGTTAATAGCGTCCATCGTACCTGCTACTACTAGATGAATGTCACTCTTCTCTTGCTCAGCAATCGTAGGGTTGATAATCAATTTACCATCTACACGACCTACAATAACACCTGCAATTGGCCCATTAAATGGAATTTCAGATGTGCTTAATGCAGCAGAAGTACCAATCATCGCAGCGATTTCTGTTGAGCAATCCTGATCAACGGAAAGAACAGTATTTACTACTTGTACATCATTACGGAAACCTTCCAAGAATAAAGGACGAATTGGACGGTCAATCAATCGGCTCGCCAAAATGGCTCTCTCACTTGGGCGACCCTCTCTCTTAATAAATCCACCTGGAATTTTACCTACTGCATATAAGCGTTCTTCGTAGTTTACCGTTAATGGAAAGAAATCCAAATCCTTTGGTTCTTTAGAAACGGTAACCGCAGATAGAATGGTGGTATCTCCGTAACGCACTAAGACCGAACCATGCGCCTGTTTTGCAACTTTTCCAAACTCAAGCGTCAGTTTTCGGCCTGCTAAATCAAAGTCGAAAGTACGATATTGTTGCTCCATTCTTTTAGCAGTCCTCCTTAAATAGACCATTGTCTAACATGATTCTTTTCTATCTCTATGTATTATTTCCTGCTGTGGCAGAAATAAAATAGATATGATAATAGAAAAAGCGGGAATTCACCCGCTTTTTCAGACGTGCCGATTAACGGCGAAGACCAAGTTTGTCAACCAATGTACGATAACGAGCAACGTCGTTGTCTTTTAGGTAGCCTAAAAGGTTACGGCGTTGACCTACCATTTTCAATAGACCACGACGGCTGTGGTGATCTTTCTTGTGTGTGCGTAGGTGTCCGTTAAGATTGTTGATGTTTTCCGTAAGAATCGCGATTTGAACCTCAGGAGATCCAGTATCGTTATCATGTGTACGGAATTCGTTGATCAATTGAGTTTTACGCTCTTGAGTAAGTGCCATTCGTACTCACCTCCATTAAATTTCCCATTAGCTGAGCATGCCGTCGGTGAGAATCGGACAGCCAAGCTAGAGGGTCGTTCTGCTTAGAACAGTACAGATTATAGCATACTTTTTTTCAAAAAGTAAAGGGAATCATTCACTGAGCTAGTGAATCACACCAACTTAGTAAATTTTTCTTTAGCAAAGTTCACATCTTGCTGGATTTGTGCGACAAGAGCTTCCACGCCAGAGAATTTAATTTCATCTCGAATCATGAAGAGTAGCTCTACTTCTACATTTTTCCCATAAATCTCCTCTTTAAAACCCATAATATGAACTTCCAGCGATTTTTCTCGTTTTTCCAACTCAAAAGTCGGTTTAATTCCGATATTCATTACGCCATCATACGTTTGACCGTCTACGGTAATCCGAACGCCATATACACCATTTTTCCCAATTAAATAAGGCTCGTCCACACCGACATTGGCAGTAGGAAATCCAATGGTTCGCCCACGCTTATCTCCGTGAATAACCGTTCCCTTTACTTTATAAGGACGCCCTAGAAGATGACGCACTTGCTCCACTTCTCCTTGATGCAAATATTCCCGAATAATGGTGCTACTTACCTTTTCACCTAAACGATTCACAGGCCCAATGACGTCTACCGAATATCGATCTTTGCTTAATTCTAATAACGTCTGTGTTGTACCCATGCCTCGATAAGCAAACGTATTGTCAAAGCCTACCACAATATGCTTTACCTGAAGAGGCAGAATTACTTCTTCCACGAAATCTTCAGGATAGATAGAGGAGAAGCCAATGTCAAATTGCATGACGAAGACAATGTCTACTCCCATTTTTTCAAATTGCTCCAGCTTATCATCCAACGGGGTGATGTATTGAGAATAACCACTTCTCCCTAGCACTTCACGCGGATGTGGATCAAAGGTCAAGACACCACTTTTCAGTCCGTGAGTTTGGGCATAATCAATCGCTCGCTGGATGACGCGACGATGCCCAATGTGAACACCATCGAAGTATCCCATGGCGACCGCGCATGGTTGTAATTTGATCTCAGATGAAAGCGGATAGGATAGTCGTATTATGTTCAAAGTCCCCACCTCATGTGCGAAAAACTTTTTCTGGTTTGGCATATAGACCGCGTTGGCTCTTATATACCTTGTGAATACCAAGTAACTGGTCATTACTATACAAACAAATGAGCTTTCCTTCCTCAACTTGACAACCTGGCAAACCTGTTTCCAAACCATTTAGTACAGCCTTAGCTCTATCTGCCGCAATTTCATAGCGAGGCAAATAAGATAAAGCTTCTCCAATCGGAATAACAAGTTGCTCAATGCTCTTCGTAGTCTGCTCCTTGTTCATTCTTGCTTCCAATTCTTCAAACGTTACAGCCTGTTCCATCGTAAATGGTCCGCTTTTGACACGAATTAACTTAGCCATATGCGCAGGATACCCCAGTTTCTCTCCGAGGTCAACACATAAGGTGCGCATATACGTCCCTTTGGAGCAAAGACAATAAAACGAGACATCTACGTACTCTTCGGTAGATTCTATCTCATGTAGTTGTAATTCATAAAGAGTAACCTCGCGAGCCTTTCGCTCAATGGTAATACCTTCACGAGCTAAATCGTATAATCGTTGTCCATTTACCTTAATGGCAGAATACATCGGAGGGACTTGCTCTATTGTTCCAAGCATTTCTTCCAATGCAGCTTCCACGCGTTCTCT
It includes:
- the dapA gene encoding 4-hydroxy-tetrahydrodipicolinate synthase, which encodes MAIFGRIVTAMVTPFNDEGQIDWDRTEKLIDYLIATGSDALVVSGTTGESPTLSKQEKLDLFSFSVKKAKGRVKVIAGTGCNDTEASITFTKEAAKTGVDAIMLVAPYYSRTSQEGLYQHFKVISEAVELPIMLYNVPGRTGVNMTAETTLRLAELPNVVCIKEASGNLTQMAQIIEHAPQGFELYSGDDGLTVPVLSIGGVGVVSVTSHVIGLEMKEMVDAFYNGDASRAAALHRKLVPIFEGAFKYPNPTPIKAALNRKGIEVGGVRLPLVDLTEEEAAYTNEWL
- the dapG gene encoding aspartate kinase, with amino-acid sequence MKILVQKFGGSSLTTEDHRNRAIGHIEKALAEGFSLVIVVSAMGRKGDPYATDTLLQLIRQNGDSLRARENDLLLHTGEIISACVMSSMLNERGIESTILTGGQANIITTDDFSNAQILTIEPDRIQQELERGRVVIVPGFQGRTEDWQVTTLGRGGSDTTATALGVALQAEMVDIFTDVNGIMTADPRIVDEAKSLHTVTYTEICNMAHLGAKVIHPRAVEIAMQTNIPIRVRSTFSDDPGTLVTSLHELGRFNESFSDRLVVGIAHVPNITQIKVFSKEGQYDTQLQVFKAMAQNNISVDFINVNPLGVAYTVHDHMAEKAASILADMGYDPQLMAHCAKVSVIGAGIAGVPGVMAHIVEALTNEEIQILQSADSHTTIWVLVNDEDMVRAVRALHQQFDLSNARL
- a CDS encoding aspartate-semialdehyde dehydrogenase — protein: MGNQLKVNVAVVGATGAVGQQMIQLLEKRNFPIDQLKLLASKRSAGQKVLFKGQEVTIEEATPESFVGVHFALFSAGGAISKELAPHAVRHGAVVIDNTSAYRMDPEVPLVVPEVNMDAARKHNGIIANPNCSTIQMVAALKPLYDRYGIDRIIVSTYQAVSGAGAQAINELLTQTRDILDGKEPEAKVLPVSKLPVHHQIAFNAIPQIDVFTDNGFTYEEMKMINETKKILGDDQVLIAATCVRIPVVKGHSESVYVEFKNDYELEEVKSLLAHAPGIVLVDSPEEQKYPLATDSADKLEVFVGRVRRDLTHPRGIHMWVVSDNLLKGAAWNTVQIAEELIKANS
- a CDS encoding dipicolinate synthase subunit B, yielding MSDLKGKTVGFGLTGSHCTLEETMPQIQSLVDAGARVVPVASHTVMTTDTRFGTTNHWQNQLKQITGEEIITTVPDAEPLGPSKLFDVMVIAPCTGNTTSRLANALTDSPVLMAAKATLRNLHPVVLAISTNDGLGLNAANIAKLLATKNIYFVPFGQDAPDKKPNSLVARMDLIKETCELALQHRQLQPLLIERFHY
- the dpsA gene encoding dipicolinate synthase subunit DpsA, yielding MLTGKHVAFVGGDARQLEVIKKCIQLDATVTLIGFDNLESSFTGATKKPLTCDVLKDVDALILPIVGTDDKGMIESIFSTKSIQLSDEHVEALPEKCVVYTGMAKPYLRELLKTYSVPLKELLNRDDVAIYNSIPTVEGALMVAIQNTDITIHGSEVIVLGLGRVGMSLARALHALGAHVKVGAKRPEHIARSNEMGIDAFDLDDFKLYVSKVDIIFNTIPHLIITSDIIALMPQTAFILDIASKPGGTDFRYAERRGIKAILAPSLPGIVAPKTAGQIIANTLARLLSEQIDNQEGSS
- a CDS encoding YlmC/YmxH family sporulation protein, with product MRLSEFSGKEIIDVDFGEKRGVVAQSDMEINPINGDITAIVVSNSTLFGIGKKKADVIIPWKSIVQIGPDMIIVQLQPT
- a CDS encoding dUTP diphosphatase gives rise to the protein MFVNIKKMSPMIGTDIPLPHYATEGSAGLDLAACIEQEITIAPGERAKVPTGIALQMPDASMVGLVFPRSGNAFKYGISLTNAVGVIDSDYTGEIQVLLQNLDTTEPFVVRKGDRVAQLLFMPVTQARLAIVDELEKTERGAGGFGSTGK
- a CDS encoding insulinase family protein, which codes for MIQTYTCANGVRIVTEKIASVRSVALGIWVGTGSKYENEQNNGISHFLEHMFFKGTTNRSAKEIAEAFDEIGGNVNAFTSKEYTCYYARVLDQHAPLALNILSDMYFNSVFDAEELEKEKNVVLEEISMYEDTPDDLVHDLIARASYADHSLGYTILGKEDVLKGMKRDDLLTYIDQRYLPENTVITVAGNYDDELITLVKSLFSTYQRTGSKMDITTPTFTGQSIVHQKQTEQAHLCLSIPGYAVGHDDVYSLIILNNILGGSMSSRLFQEIREERGLAYSVYSYHSSYKEAGTFNIYTGTAPEHVGKVFDIVSNVLHDVRTNGITQKELNKGKEQLKGSLMLSLESTSSRMNRLGKNELLHGRHLTLDEIIAKVERVSQESVLAVAKELFHSKMAMAIVSPLEAFPENVDANVFLT